From Tripterygium wilfordii isolate XIE 37 chromosome 16, ASM1340144v1, whole genome shotgun sequence, one genomic window encodes:
- the LOC119981130 gene encoding uncharacterized protein LOC119981130 — MDQREPDAVREEGTSNSPLANSRCCFCFPNRFDSRRSSTVGLAWWERIRTAQINKDDRHWWTRAFKRIRGWSELVAGPRWKTFIRRFNRNRSGNHQGKFQYDPLSYALNFDDQSNEFEQEDDYASLRNFSTRYASVSGPDKNPLTTASVGSDAAVLA, encoded by the coding sequence ATGGACCAGAGAGAACCAGACGCGGTCCGTGAAGAAGGAACCTCCAATTCGCCACTCGCCAACTCACGCTGCTGCTTCTGCTTCCCTAATCGCTTTGATTCCCGCCGTTCCTCAACAGTCGGATTAGCCTGGTGGGAGCGTATACGGACGGCACAGATTAACAAAGATGACCGCCACTGGTGGACCAGAGCCTTCAAGAGAATCCGCGGATGGTCCGAGCTCGTCGCCGGTCCCAGGTGGAAGACCTTCATAAGAAGATTCAACAGGAACCGAAGTGGGAATCACCAAGGGAAATTCCAGTACGATCCCTTGAGTTACGCCTTGAACTTCGACGACCAGAGCAACGAGTTCGAACAGGAAGACGATTACGCTTCGTTGCGGAATTTCTCGACCCGGTACGCCTCCGTTTCGGGCCCGGATAAGAATCCGTTAACGACAGCCAGCGTTGGTAGCGATGCGGCGGTGCTCGCGTGA
- the LOC119980210 gene encoding uncharacterized protein LOC119980210, whose product MSRKGKDIVVDAGDAKFKWDNKNMKLFLDMLTVWKKKNVGLLKWEPISEEFKKVSGFTCTPLKLKTKHDNMKQNWQLFNRLKNSETGLRFNDETGKVEASDEWWDARIKENINLKKFHSTGLPLREEQNKLWGGATATGDECISPAIADVDDNNTPQPVQIDLEHGPDDFSIGSSPVKTTTVNKPSGSTSRTRKRKNKPVEDVINPEFKAL is encoded by the exons ATGAGTAGGAAGGGCAAGGATATTGTAGTTGATGCTGGGGATGCAAAGTTTAAATGGGATAATAAGAATATGAAACTGTTTCTTGACATGCTTACTgtgtggaagaaaaaaaatgttgggTTGCTTAAGTGGGAGCCAATTTCTGAAGAATTTAAGAAAGTCAGTGGCTTCACTTGCACACCCTTGAAGTTGAAGACAAAACACGACAATATGAAACAAAATTGGCAGCTGTTCAATAGGCTAAAGAATTCAGAGACTGGATTGAGATTCAATGATGAGACAGGGAAGGTAGAGGCTTCTGATGAATGGTGGGATGCAAGGATTAAG GAGaatataaacttaaaaaaatttcactcaACTGGATTACCTTTGCGTGAGGAACAGAATAAGCTTTGGGGTGGTGCCACTGCCACTGGTGATGAGTGCATCTCTCCTGCCATAGCTGATGTTGATGACAACAACACTCCACAGCCTGTTCAGATTGATTTGGAGCATGGACCAGATGATTTTTCAATAGGGTCCTCTCCGGTGAAGACCACAACAGTAAATAAGCCATCTGGTTCTACTTCCAGAACCCGCAAGAGGAAGAATAAACCCGTTGAAGATGTGATTAACCCTGAGTTTAAGGCATTGTGA
- the LOC119980708 gene encoding uncharacterized protein LOC119980708 gives MHYEMGTSSTNNYSGRGSVPCRTCKFTGYDWVVDVLNGNPVRCQESFRMSVNVFKRLCRVLRDDYGLECSNKVGITEMVAMFVFILGHAQSNRDIGERFQHSGETISRLFHKVLQAVMKMSKEIIKPIGDQLNETPTYIREHPKVCYRICFKDCIGALDRTHIPTVVTPEKRQRYTGRKGVPTQNVLAVCDFGMLYTYVHLGKYYLVDAGYANKTGFLAPYKGERYHVLVFQNGAPVAGHREVFNKAHAKLRNVIERTFGVTKKKWRILGSMTSFDTKIQAKIVIVCMTLHNFIKLNADLDSDFNEIESTPVVEDDIMPDVVIEDVVEDEDDNLLIDDANMAQFRSCLHNNS, from the exons ATGCATTATGAGATGGGAACAAGTTCCACAAACAATTATTCTGGTAGAGGTAGTGTTCCATGTCGGACTTGTAAGTTCACAGGATATGATTGGGTGGTTGATGTCTTAAATGGTAACCCAGTTCGATGTCAAGAGTCCTTTAGAATGTCTGTCAATGTTTTTAAGAGATTATGCAGGGTACTTAGGGATGATTATGGACTAGAATGCTCCAATAAAGTTGGGATTACTGAGATGGTTGCAATGTTTGTCTTCATACTCGGACATGCACAGTCAAACCGTGATATTGGGGAGCGTTTTCAACACTCTGGAGAGACCATTAGTCGCCTATTTCATAAGGTGTTGCAAGCGGTTATGAAGATGTCCAAGGAGATAATTAAACCAATAGGAGATCAGTTGAATGAAACACCGACTTACATTAGGGAGCATCCAAAAGTATGTTATCGCATATGTTTCAAAGACTGCATTGGGGCACTAGATAGGACACATATTCCGACTGTTGTCACTCCCGAGAAGAGACAAAGGTATACTGGGAGAAAAGGAGTCCCAACACAGAATGTGTTGGCAGTGTGCGACTTTGGCATGTTGTATACCTATGTTCACTTGG GTAAGTATTATTTGGTGGACGCTGGATATGCAAACAAGACAGGTTTTTTAGCACCATACAAAGGTGAAAGGTACCATGTTCTTGTATTCCAGAATGGGGCCCCTGTAGCTGGACATCGTGAGGTTTTCAACAAGGCACATGCCAAGCTTAGAAATGTCATCGAACGGACATTTGGAGTTACCAAGAAGAAGTGGCGGATTTTGGGGTCCATGACTTCATTTGATACCAAGATACAGGCAAAGATTGTGATAGTGTGCATGACCCTTCACAATTTTATTAAACTCAATGCTGACCTTGATTCTGATTTTAATGAAATTGAATCAACGCCTGTGGTCGAAGATGATATTATGCCCGATGTTGTCATAGAAGATGTGGTAGAGGATGAAGATGACAATTTACTCATTGATGACGCCAACATGGCACAGTTCCGGTCATGTTTGCACAACAACTCATGA
- the LOC119980495 gene encoding protein NUCLEAR FUSION DEFECTIVE 2 — translation MKEMHFRRFTVLIVLVFTVTSLSLVHASSKHQRRGIDINSPFDTALETLQKQIRYNFKKIDLLRRAMTHPSFSEENNKALSVLGADVIDSSISLRFLQKNIDMSSKDLNERKLEISKQSSCAVDGTRLGLHKVVRVSPKTNSTAPAVVCGAFRAIFGAIAIDIGKSDDAGGVFWDVHSGDVGQALAL, via the exons ATGAAAGAAATGCATTTCCGTCGGTTCACTGTCTTAATCGTTCTCGTCTTCACTGTTACCTCTCTGTCTCTG GTGCACGCGTCGAGTAAGCATCAGAGAAGGGGAATCGACATCAATTCGCCATTCGATACGGCTCTCGAAACTCTGCAGAAGCAAATTCG CTATAATTTCAAGAAGATTGATCTTCTCCGGCGCGCGATGACGCACCCTTCGTTTTCTGAAGAGAACAACAAGGCACTCAGCGTCCTTGGGGCTGATGTGATTGACTCATCGATCTCTCTGAGATTCCTTCAAAAAAACATAGATATGTCTTCCAAAGATCTCAACGAACGCAAATTGGAGATCTCCAAACAGTCATCGTGCGCTGTTGATGGGACACGGCTTGGATTGCACAAGGTGGTAAGGGTTTCTCCCAAGACCAATTCTACAGCTCCTGCTGTGGTTTGTGGTGCATTCAGGGCTATATTTGGTGCTATTGCTATTGATATTGGTAAGTCTGATGATGCTGGAGGTGTTTTCTGGGATGTTCATAGTGGGGATGTTGGACAAGCTCTTGCTTTGTGA
- the LOC119980862 gene encoding probable alpha,alpha-trehalose-phosphate synthase [UDP-forming] 9 translates to MVSNSFISLLDLESGDMFKFPKSPRAIPRTMTAPGIIADMDGDGGNDGDSDASLAESRQKTIIVANLLPIHAQKDLKSGRWSFGLDEDSLLLQLKDGVSSDVDVVYVGSLKVDVEASEHEEVARKLLDEFNCVPTFLPCELEKKFYHGFCKQNLWPLFHYMLPVCSNHGNLFDRSLWQAYVSVNKIFADKVMEVLNPEEDYVWVHDYHLMVLPTLLRRRFHRVKLGFFLHSPFPSSEIYQTLPVREEILKALLNADSIGFHTFDYARHFLSCCNRMLGLDYESKQGYIGLEYFGRTVYIKILPVGIHMGRIESALNHPSSSLKVKEIQEQFKGKKLIVGADDMDIFKGISLKLLAMEKLLHQHPGMQGEVVLVQILNPARTLGKDVEEAKKEIYMTAGRVNRVFGLDGYDPVVLIDRHVPFYEKTAYYAMAECCIVNAVRDGMNLIPYKYIVCRQGSPLLDEALEVTSESPRSSTLVVSEFIGCSPSLSGAIRVNPWDVDAVANGLALGMSLSGLEKQLRHKKHYQYVSSHDIAYWASSFLQDLERACKDHYSKRCWGMGIGLNFRVLSLPHGFRKLSLDHIFPAYSRTSRRAIFLDYDGTLVPQCSLTITPGPELISILRKLCSDPKNTVFIVSGRGRNSLSNWFSEYENLGIAAEHGYFVRWSSSSNWETSSVAGDFGWKRIAAPVMQLYTEATDGSYIETKESALVWQHQHADPCFASWQAIEMLDHLENVLANEPVHVKKGQHIVEVKPQGVTKGLVMEKVLSTMSSTGKAADFVLCIGDDRSDEDMFESLSNITITSSLHTSPEIFACTVGQKPSLAKYYLEEAANVLRVLRGLASAEELKSMSSTETVVFSESG, encoded by the exons ATGGTGTCAAACTCTTTCATAAGTTTGTTGGATTTGGAATCTGGGGACATGTTTAAGTTCCCTAAGTCACCCAGGGCCATTCCTCGGACAATGACTGCTCCTGGAATTATAGCTGATATGGATGGTGATGGAGGCAATGATGGAGATTCAGATGCTTCATTAGCTGAGAGTCGTCAAAAGACAATTATTGTGGCAAATTTACTCCCTATACATGCTCAAAAAGATTTGAAATCTGGCAGATGGTCTTTCGGTTTGGATGAGGATTCACTTTTGTTACAGTTGAAGGATGGTGTTTCTTCTGATGTAGATGTTGTCTATGTGGGGTCTCTAAAGGTAGACGTAGAAGCAAGCGAGCATGAAGAAGTTGCACGGAAGCTCTTGgatgagtttaattgtgtgccAACTTTTCTTCCTTGTGAACTTGAAAAGAAGTTTTACCATGGTTTCTGTAAGCAAAATCTATGGCCACTTTTCCATTACATGCTTCCGGTGTGCTCAAATCATGGCAATCTCTTTGATAGGTCGCTTTGGCAGGCCTATGTTTCTGTCAATAAAATATTTGCTGATAAGGTCATGGAGGTATTAAATCCTGAAGAAGATTATGTATGGGTTCATGACTATCACTTAATGGTTCTCCCAACATTATTGAGGAGGCGATTCCATCGTGTTAAGCTTGGATTTTTTCTTCATAGTCCGTTCCCTTCATCAGAAATTTACCAGACTTTGCCTGTCAGAGAGGAAATTCTGAAAGCACTGCTAAATGCGGATTCAATTGGTTTTCATACATTTGACTATGCCCGTCACTTCCTGTCCTGTTGTAACCGAATGCTGGGCCTAGACTATGAATCCAAGCAGGGATATATTGGACTTGAGTATTTTGGTCGTACAGTGTACATCAAAATTTTACCTGTGGGAATCCATATGGGTCGAATTGAATCTGCGTTAAACCATCCATCTTCTTCCTTAAAGGTCAAAGAAATTCAAGAACAATTCAAGGGGAAAAAGCTTATTGTTGGAGCGGATGACATGGACATATTTAAAGGCATCAGCCTCAAATTATTGGCCATGGAAAAGCTTCTACATCAACATCCAGGCATGCAGGGCGAAGTAGTCCTGGTTCAAATTTTAAATCCTGCAAGAACCTTAGGCAAAGATGTGGAGGAAGCCAAAAAAGAGATATATATGACTGCTGGAAGAGTAAACAGAGTGTTTGGTTTAGATGGGTATGATCCGGTCGTCCTTATTGATCGCCATGTCCCTTTCTATGAGAAAACTGCCTATTATGCTATGGCAGAGTGTTGCATAGTTAATGCAGTGAGGGATGGAATGAACCTAATCCCGTACAAGTATATTGTATGCAGGCAGGGATCTCCATTACTGGATGAAGCATTAGAAGTTACCTCAGAGTCTCCTCGTTCGAGTACTCTTGTTGTTTCAGAGTTTATAGGTTGCTCTCCATCTCTAAGTGGGGCAATAAGGGTTAATCCATGGGATGTTGATGCGGTAGCTAATGGGTTGGCGTTGGGAATGAGTTTGTCTGGCTTGGAGAAGCAGTTGCGGCACAAGAAGCACTACCAATATGTTAGCTCTCACGATATTGCCTACTGGGCTAGCAGTTTTTTGCAGGATTTAGAGCGAGCATGCAAAGATCATTACAGTAAACGTTGCTGGGGCATGGGCATTGGTCTCAATTTCCGTGTTTTGTCTCTTCCTCATGGTTTTAGAAAGCTGTCTCTAGACCATATTTTCCCTGCTTATAGTAGGACATCTAGAAGGGCAATCTTTTTGGATTACGATGGAACATTGGTGCCTCAATGTTCTCTCACTATAACCCCTGGTCCTGAACTTATCTCAATCCTGAGAAAGCTCTGCAGTGACCCTAAGAACACCGTGTTCATAGTTAGTGGCAGGGGGAGGAACTCTCTGAGCAACTGGTTTTCTGAGTATGAAAATCTAGGAATAGCAGCTGAACATGGATACTTTGTGAG GTGGAGTAGTTCATCCAATTGGGAAACCAGTTCAGTGGCTGGAGATTTTGGCTGGAAGAGAATTGCAGCACCTGTGATGCAACTATATACAGAAGCAACCGATGGCTCCTACATAGAGACAAAGGAGAGTGCATTGGTATGGCAGCATCAACATGCTGACCCTTGTTTTGCATCTTGGCAGGCCATTGAGATGCTAGATCATCTTGAAAATGTCCTTGCAAATGAGCCCGTACATGTTAAGAAAGGCCAGCATATTGTCGAAGTGAAGCCTCAG GGAGTGACTAAAGGGTTAGTCATGGAGAAAGTTCTGTCCACCATGTCAAGTACCGGTAAAGCAGCAGATTTTGTTCTTTGCATTGGTGATGATAGATCCGACGAGGACATGTTTGAGAGCTTATCAAACATCACAATTACTTCATCTCTCCATACTTCCCCGGAGATCTTTGCCTGCACAGTTGGCCAAAAACCGAGTTTAGCTAAATATTATCTGGAAGAGGCTGCTAATGTTTTGCGAGTGCTTCGAGGCTTGGCATCTGCAGAAGAGTTGAAGTCCATGAGTAGCACCGAAACAGTAGTCTTTTCCGAAAGTGGATGA